A window from Gottschalkiaceae bacterium SANA encodes these proteins:
- a CDS encoding cation-translocating P-type ATPase — translation MDNQMIDEIIKKWNTSRDGLSKDEVKKRLERDGRNELKAVKPPTLGQRVFEQLREPMTIILLVAMIVSTILQEYSDVVIIACVILINLTVGLVQQGKAERALSALQKMSSPTALVRRDGLVEEIASAELVVGDWVELEAGRIIPADLRLVETADLSVEESALTGESVAVQKDAMAEISEEAALGDRINMGFMSTIVTYGRGAGVVAGTGKRTEIGKISTMLESKEEELTPLQKRLADLGKILGIGTIIVCLLLFGIAYLQKRDMVEMLMTAISLAVAAVPEGLPAVVTIVLAIGVQKMVKENSIVRRLPAVETLGAVSVVCTDKTGTLTQNVMSIRTIYQNQELIPMSEAKMDTNEDLIRGMVLCCDASVEGDHRIGDPTELALVDMGLLVDVEKAELEKEYPRVNERPFDSDRKLMTTVHQTGSAFIAYTKGAVDVLLERCTSIENSGEQRLISEEDKVLVLDAASQMSKQALRVLALAKRNENNVEEESLIFVGLVGMMDPPRQEAKPAVERLRKAGVATVMITGDHRDTALAIARELGIADREEQCMTGQELEGMEAEELQIRVESVRVFARVSPEHKVRIVEAFRASGKIVSMTGDGVNDAPSLKTADIGVAMGITGTDVAKNASDMILTDDNFTTIEKAVEEGRGIYHNIRKTVLFLLSSNLGEVVAMFTAIVLGLPAPLLAVHILWVNLVTDTLPALALGTDGKPRGLMKKPPRDPKASLFADGGGFNIALYGCLIALGTLSAFYLVAKGASPSLKVFEIQKMTDILSNEAYLMKAQTLAFSILALSQLMHAMNMRDHEVSVFGSKLYQNRLMVLAIFIGIGAQVLVTEVPFFMEAFHTSPLSLQEWGIVVAVSLLPVAVHEIQVIGKKLFRRA, via the coding sequence ATGGACAATCAAATGATCGATGAAATTATAAAGAAGTGGAATACAAGTCGAGATGGATTAAGTAAAGACGAAGTAAAAAAACGATTGGAGAGGGATGGCCGCAATGAATTGAAGGCGGTAAAACCGCCAACATTAGGGCAGAGGGTGTTTGAACAATTAAGGGAACCCATGACTATAATCCTATTGGTTGCAATGATCGTGTCTACAATTTTACAGGAATATAGCGATGTTGTAATTATTGCCTGTGTCATCTTGATTAATTTAACCGTGGGATTGGTTCAGCAAGGAAAAGCGGAACGTGCTCTGTCGGCACTACAGAAAATGTCCAGTCCAACCGCCTTGGTTCGTAGAGATGGCCTTGTGGAAGAAATTGCATCTGCCGAATTGGTTGTTGGAGATTGGGTTGAATTGGAAGCCGGACGAATTATCCCTGCGGATCTTCGATTAGTGGAAACTGCTGATTTATCGGTGGAAGAATCGGCCTTAACGGGTGAATCAGTTGCGGTGCAGAAAGATGCAATGGCAGAAATTTCGGAAGAGGCAGCTCTGGGTGATCGAATTAATATGGGATTCATGTCTACTATCGTGACTTATGGACGCGGTGCGGGCGTCGTTGCCGGAACAGGAAAAAGAACTGAGATTGGCAAGATCTCAACCATGCTTGAATCTAAAGAAGAGGAATTAACTCCCCTCCAGAAACGTCTGGCTGATTTAGGTAAGATTTTGGGGATTGGTACGATCATTGTTTGTTTGCTGCTGTTTGGAATCGCATATCTACAAAAACGAGATATGGTAGAAATGCTGATGACGGCGATTTCCTTGGCAGTGGCTGCAGTACCAGAAGGATTGCCAGCGGTTGTTACAATTGTTCTGGCAATAGGCGTACAAAAAATGGTCAAGGAAAACTCGATTGTTCGACGTTTGCCGGCAGTTGAAACCCTAGGTGCTGTTAGTGTTGTCTGTACGGATAAAACGGGAACGCTTACACAAAATGTGATGTCTATTCGAACGATCTATCAGAATCAAGAACTAATCCCCATGAGTGAAGCGAAAATGGATACCAATGAAGATTTGATACGCGGAATGGTTTTGTGTTGCGATGCCAGTGTGGAGGGGGATCATCGAATTGGAGATCCAACTGAATTGGCTTTGGTTGATATGGGATTGTTGGTGGATGTTGAAAAGGCGGAATTGGAAAAGGAATATCCGAGGGTGAATGAGCGACCCTTTGATTCTGATCGAAAATTAATGACGACCGTGCATCAAACAGGGTCTGCTTTTATCGCCTATACGAAAGGGGCTGTCGATGTTTTGCTAGAACGCTGCACATCGATTGAAAACAGCGGAGAACAAAGACTTATCTCGGAAGAAGATAAAGTGTTAGTTTTAGATGCTGCAAGTCAAATGTCGAAGCAAGCCTTACGGGTATTGGCCTTGGCCAAGCGGAATGAAAATAATGTGGAGGAAGAGTCTTTGATCTTTGTGGGTCTCGTCGGCATGATGGACCCACCTCGGCAAGAGGCAAAACCAGCAGTAGAACGCTTGCGAAAAGCGGGCGTTGCTACGGTTATGATTACTGGTGATCATCGAGATACAGCTCTTGCAATCGCCAGAGAATTGGGAATTGCGGACCGAGAAGAACAATGCATGACGGGACAAGAGCTTGAGGGGATGGAGGCAGAAGAACTGCAAATCCGCGTGGAATCCGTTCGCGTTTTTGCTCGTGTTTCTCCAGAACACAAGGTACGTATTGTGGAAGCCTTCCGGGCTTCGGGTAAGATTGTATCTATGACGGGAGACGGTGTAAACGATGCGCCTTCATTGAAAACTGCAGATATCGGTGTTGCCATGGGTATTACTGGAACCGATGTAGCGAAAAATGCTTCGGATATGATCTTGACAGATGATAACTTCACCACCATTGAAAAAGCTGTGGAAGAAGGTCGTGGCATATACCATAATATTCGAAAGACCGTGTTATTCTTGCTGTCTTCGAATCTGGGCGAAGTTGTGGCCATGTTTACCGCCATTGTCTTGGGGCTTCCGGCACCATTATTGGCCGTGCATATTCTTTGGGTAAATCTGGTGACCGATACCTTGCCCGCCTTGGCTTTGGGAACCGATGGGAAACCACGGGGATTGATGAAGAAACCACCAAGGGATCCAAAAGCGAGCTTATTCGCAGATGGAGGTGGATTTAATATTGCCCTTTACGGGTGTTTGATTGCCCTGGGGACCTTGAGTGCCTTTTATCTGGTAGCAAAAGGAGCTTCCCCATCATTGAAGGTTTTTGAGATTCAAAAAATGACGGATATTTTGTCTAATGAAGCTTATTTAATGAAGGCGCAAACCCTTGCTTTTTCTATTCTGGCTCTGTCGCAGTTGATGCATGCTATGAATATGCGGGATCATGAGGTTTCTGTGTTTGGGTCAAAGTTGTACCAGAATCGTTTGATGGTACTTGCGATTTTTATTGGAATTGGTGCTCAAGTTTTGGTTACGGAAGTACCATTCTTTATGGAGGCTTTTCACACCAGTCCTTTAAGCCTTCAGGAATGGGGAATTGTTGTTGCCGTTTCGTTGTTGCCGGTGGCTGTGCACGAGATACAAGTCATTGGAAAGAAATTGTTTCGGCGAGCGTAG
- the namA gene encoding NADPH dehydrogenase NamA: MSGLFSGIKIKSLTSKNRIVMPPMCMYSADHDGQVNDWHLVHYSTRAIGGVGLIILEATAVEPRGRISTKDLGIWSDEQVAGLKQLVDLIHINGSQVILQLAHAGRKSKVEDEPILAPAAIAFSDDYQTPTAMTQEQINEVVEAFQYGAKRALEAGFDGIEIHAAHGYLINQFLSPLTNQRTDSYGGNLENRTKFLRQVLAAVGEVWDKNKPVSLRVSAEEYRLEGNHPKDLVNIINRVKEGGVDLIHVSSGGVVSATIPLYPGYQLTFAETIKKNTRLPVIAGGLITKSKMAEEIIRNERADFVFVGRELLRNPYWPLHASQKLGIDVPWPEQYERSK, from the coding sequence ATGTCAGGGTTATTCAGTGGAATCAAGATAAAAAGTTTGACAAGTAAGAATCGAATCGTCATGCCACCTATGTGCATGTATAGCGCGGATCATGATGGTCAAGTAAACGATTGGCATCTTGTCCATTATTCAACCCGGGCAATTGGGGGTGTAGGTCTAATTATTCTCGAAGCGACGGCTGTTGAGCCACGGGGAAGGATTTCCACCAAGGATTTGGGGATTTGGTCGGATGAACAGGTTGCGGGGTTAAAACAGCTGGTGGACTTGATACACATCAATGGCAGCCAAGTGATTTTGCAATTGGCTCATGCGGGGAGAAAAAGTAAGGTAGAAGATGAGCCAATACTTGCACCTGCTGCTATTGCTTTTAGCGATGACTATCAAACTCCAACCGCAATGACCCAAGAACAGATCAACGAAGTGGTTGAGGCGTTTCAATATGGCGCAAAGAGGGCGTTGGAAGCGGGATTTGACGGCATTGAAATACATGCGGCACATGGCTATTTGATCAATCAGTTCTTGTCGCCGCTGACGAATCAACGAACTGATTCCTATGGAGGAAACTTGGAAAACCGAACCAAGTTCTTGCGGCAGGTCTTGGCTGCGGTGGGTGAAGTTTGGGACAAGAATAAGCCTGTCTCTCTGCGGGTATCTGCAGAAGAATATCGGTTAGAAGGAAACCACCCGAAGGACCTTGTGAATATAATTAATCGGGTTAAGGAGGGTGGTGTCGACTTGATTCATGTGAGTTCGGGCGGTGTTGTAAGTGCTACGATTCCCCTTTATCCTGGGTATCAATTGACCTTTGCCGAAACGATTAAGAAAAATACGAGATTGCCTGTGATTGCCGGGGGTCTCATTACAAAGTCAAAAATGGCGGAAGAAATAATTCGAAACGAGCGGGCAGATTTTGTTTTTGTTGGTCGCGAGTTGCTAAGAAATCCGTATTGGCCTTTGCATGCATCCCAGAAACTGGGTATTGATGTACCGTGGCCGGAACAATATGAAAGAAGTAAATAG
- a CDS encoding VOC family protein: MNYRKKEVINMFIPYLSFAGNCEEALNLYKDLFKGEIAYLQRFKDAPDLGTSPGYEEKIMHAQLQIGDAILYLSDTFEGGTVAEGSRVALNINFDSAEEQKRVYDVLKEGGVVEMELAETFWNSIYASVVDRFGIPWSLDYAKAQD; encoded by the coding sequence ATGAATTACCGAAAAAAGGAGGTAATTAATATGTTTATTCCCTATTTGAGTTTTGCGGGCAATTGCGAGGAAGCATTAAATCTGTACAAAGACCTTTTCAAAGGCGAAATTGCATATCTGCAGCGATTTAAGGATGCGCCGGATTTGGGGACAAGCCCTGGATATGAAGAGAAAATTATGCATGCCCAGTTGCAAATTGGTGATGCGATACTTTATTTGTCGGATACTTTTGAAGGTGGAACGGTAGCTGAAGGGAGCCGAGTAGCCTTGAATATCAATTTTGACTCTGCAGAGGAGCAAAAACGAGTTTATGATGTATTAAAGGAAGGCGGCGTCGTTGAAATGGAGCTGGCCGAGACTTTCTGGAATTCAATTTATGCTTCGGTCGTCGACAGATTCGGCATTCCATGGAGTTTGGATTATGCAAAAGCGCAAGACTAA
- a CDS encoding hypothetical protein (possible pseudo due to internal stop codon): MGMVIEKVTGNDYRQAIQERIFNALHLENTGFFDNEDVIVGVADGYEPEEDDKGQILAWKKNIYTMTPIPSADGGATSTVDDLIRFNRGLRNGELMSEMMTELFMRPQVVDQKSDGFRGYHWMYGFANWFLLKDGLLVRMGHTGEEFGVSARTYFYPEKEIEVVLLGNQGFCMGAVGWKIHEILTGTEK; encoded by the coding sequence TTGGGTATGGTGATTGAGAAAGTGACAGGGAATGATTATCGACAGGCTATTCAAGAACGTATTTTCAATGCGCTTCATTTGGAGAATACAGGATTTTTTGACAATGAGGATGTAATTGTTGGCGTAGCTGATGGATATGAACCTGAAGAAGATGACAAGGGGCAGATTCTTGCTTGGAAGAAAAATATCTATACCATGACGCCGATTCCTTCAGCTGATGGGGGGGCTACTTCAACTGTGGACGATCTGATTCGTTTTAATCGCGGGCTTCGAAATGGTGAGCTGATGAGCGAGATGATGACAGAGTTGTTTATGAGGCCACAGGTGGTTGATCAGAAGTCAGATGGCTTTCGAGGTTATCATTGGATGTATGGCTTTGCCAATTGGTTTCTGTTAAAAGATGGCTTGCTTGTTCGGATGGGACATACGGGAGAAGAATTTGGAGTTAGTGCTCGAACGTATTTCTATCCAGAGAAAGAAATTGAAGTTGTTTTGTTGGGCAATCAGGGATTTTGCATGGGTGCTGTCGGATGGAAGATCCATGAGATTCTTACAGGTACAGAAAAATAA
- a CDS encoding hypothetical protein (possible pseudo due to internal stop codon), protein MKENVEAYLKELASKEALSGFVLIKQRDQDLYEGAFGYANRTWKIVPNRQTKFRIASLSKIFTAVVIGQLIDEGKLALSDSVVEILNLTETAIAKGVSIEQLLTHTSGIGDYFDEMNASDEDWFALWKEKPIYQMRELEDYFDMFKN, encoded by the coding sequence ATGAAGGAAAACGTAGAAGCTTATTTAAAAGAACTGGCTTCGAAGGAAGCTTTATCGGGCTTTGTTTTGATTAAGCAAAGGGATCAGGATTTGTATGAGGGTGCATTTGGTTATGCCAATCGGACTTGGAAAATCGTGCCCAACCGCCAGACGAAATTTCGCATTGCTTCGCTCTCGAAAATCTTTACAGCGGTAGTGATTGGCCAATTGATCGATGAGGGGAAATTGGCCTTAAGTGACTCTGTTGTAGAGATTCTTAATTTAACGGAAACAGCGATTGCCAAGGGTGTATCAATTGAACAATTATTGACTCATACCTCTGGGATTGGGGATTATTTTGATGAGATGAATGCCAGTGATGAAGATTGGTTTGCCCTGTGGAAGGAAAAACCTATCTATCAGATGAGGGAACTGGAAGACTATTTTGACATGTTCAAGAATTAA
- a CDS encoding DEAD/DEAH box helicase: MNTFRSFGLNETILQKLDEQHIQEPTPIQSLTIAEILAGKDLMAEAQTGTGKTLAFLLPMFQKFDPTSNEIQGLILAPTRELAIQITEEAKKLANDTEIQILAIYGGQDIQKQLKRLKRSVSFVIATPGRLLDHLARQTIDLTHLKTLVLDEADQMLFIGFQNEIEMILKRTNKDKQLLCFSATLDSKVKKIAYKFMKDPLEIAAKKETITLESIEQKVVNASDRWKQAALFQELDRTNPFLGIIFCRTKRRADNLEAAMSLHRYSCNKLHGSMTQAARQRVMKGFREARYQYLIATDVAARGLDISGVSHIYNYDIPETPESYIHRIGRTGRMGEEGCAITFVAPRDQRLLGEIEKEIQMEIPQSDYNHPNEPKSKEHHHKKPVQKKTDAKQNKKKKYR, from the coding sequence ATGAATACTTTTCGGTCCTTTGGCCTGAACGAAACCATCTTGCAAAAGCTGGATGAACAACATATCCAAGAACCAACCCCCATACAATCCCTCACCATTGCCGAAATTCTTGCCGGCAAAGACTTGATGGCAGAGGCGCAAACCGGTACGGGGAAAACCCTGGCCTTTTTGCTTCCCATGTTTCAAAAATTCGATCCAACTTCGAATGAAATTCAGGGTTTGATCCTTGCTCCAACTCGAGAATTAGCCATTCAAATTACTGAAGAGGCAAAAAAATTGGCAAACGATACAGAGATTCAAATCCTTGCCATCTATGGTGGCCAAGACATTCAAAAGCAATTAAAGCGATTGAAGCGCTCTGTTAGCTTTGTCATTGCAACCCCCGGCCGATTGTTGGATCACCTCGCTCGCCAAACCATTGACTTAACTCATTTGAAAACACTGGTGCTTGACGAAGCGGACCAAATGCTTTTTATAGGATTCCAAAATGAAATTGAGATGATTCTAAAACGCACGAATAAAGACAAGCAATTGCTTTGTTTCTCAGCAACGCTGGACTCCAAGGTGAAAAAAATCGCCTACAAGTTCATGAAAGATCCACTTGAGATTGCGGCAAAAAAGGAAACCATCACCCTTGAATCAATTGAACAAAAAGTAGTGAATGCATCTGACCGATGGAAACAAGCGGCACTCTTCCAAGAACTTGATCGAACCAATCCATTTTTAGGGATTATCTTCTGTCGAACCAAGCGGCGAGCCGACAATCTTGAAGCAGCCATGTCCTTGCACCGATACTCATGCAACAAGCTCCATGGCAGCATGACTCAGGCTGCAAGACAACGCGTAATGAAGGGTTTTAGAGAAGCCCGTTATCAATACTTAATCGCTACCGATGTTGCAGCAAGAGGCTTGGATATCTCCGGAGTTTCTCATATCTATAATTACGATATTCCTGAAACGCCTGAATCCTATATCCATCGAATCGGACGAACAGGCCGCATGGGCGAAGAGGGTTGCGCGATCACCTTTGTCGCACCTCGAGACCAACGTTTGCTGGGTGAAATTGAAAAAGAGATTCAAATGGAAATTCCGCAATCCGATTATAACCATCCCAACGAACCCAAGTCCAAAGAACACCATCACAAGAAACCCGTACAAAAAAAGACAGATGCCAAGCAAAACAAAAAAAAGAAATATCGATAA
- a CDS encoding DegV family protein, whose amino-acid sequence MIKIMADSTCDLSQEVIEKYKISIAPLTITINGKDYLDRVEIQPDEFYKILGAIDVLPTTAMPSPQKFMNLMDQAIEEGHTEILCICMSSGTSGSYQSAKVAEEYFLETYTDPKYRIHVVDSTCMSHGSGYLILKSAILREHGATFDELVSFNEHYKRNVKHFLSVDDLDNLIKSGRLTNVSAMIGKVLKVKPIMSMRDKKGAIVAKLRGRKKVLQHYVSEFNKRVDLDLTDFIIVGYTSDRLVAESLEIKLRNETTFTGDIYIMQMGTAVGTHVGLGGLSMYFIEKRHLPDGLLLNEMNQMMEANKKLMKFMSKKELLKRFDFYRTKMKK is encoded by the coding sequence ATGATAAAAATTATGGCAGATTCAACCTGCGATCTCTCTCAAGAAGTGATTGAGAAATATAAGATCAGCATAGCTCCCTTAACCATCACAATTAATGGTAAAGATTATCTCGATCGAGTTGAAATTCAACCTGATGAATTCTATAAAATTCTTGGCGCCATTGACGTCTTGCCAACTACCGCTATGCCGAGTCCCCAGAAATTCATGAATCTTATGGATCAAGCTATTGAGGAAGGTCATACAGAAATCTTATGCATTTGCATGTCTAGCGGAACCAGTGGTTCCTATCAGTCTGCAAAGGTTGCCGAAGAATACTTCTTAGAGACATATACCGATCCTAAATACCGTATTCACGTTGTTGACTCAACATGTATGAGCCACGGCAGCGGCTATCTAATTTTAAAGAGTGCCATTTTACGAGAACATGGCGCCACTTTTGATGAATTAGTTAGCTTTAATGAACACTATAAGAGAAATGTAAAGCACTTCCTTTCTGTCGATGATCTCGATAATCTGATTAAGAGCGGTCGCTTAACCAACGTCAGCGCCATGATCGGCAAGGTTTTAAAAGTAAAACCAATTATGTCTATGCGCGACAAAAAGGGTGCCATTGTAGCAAAATTGAGAGGCCGAAAAAAAGTCTTACAACATTATGTCTCAGAATTTAATAAACGGGTGGATCTTGATCTAACCGATTTTATCATCGTTGGCTATACATCGGATCGATTGGTTGCGGAGAGTCTTGAAATTAAACTTCGAAACGAAACCACATTCACTGGCGATATCTACATTATGCAGATGGGCACAGCGGTCGGTACCCATGTTGGATTGGGCGGCTTATCCATGTACTTCATTGAAAAACGACATCTACCAGATGGTTTGTTATTAAATGAAATGAATCAAATGATGGAAGCCAATAAAAAATTAATGAAATTCATGAGTAAAAAAGAACTGTTGAAACGATTTGATTTCTATCGAACTAAAATGAAAAAATAG
- a CDS encoding homocysteine S-methyltransferase family protein — MMSIAWKEQLGQEIFFFDGAMGTMIQAADIAVPAVPEELNIDHPQVIQGIHEAFIRAGANFITTNTFGANRLKLEKSRYPLQRIINAAVDVAHAAVSKAGGDVHVVYNIGPIGAMMKPIGSLDFDTAYEIFKEQVICLDPMRIDAVLIETMTDISEMRAAILAVKENSTLPIFATMSFTEDERTLTGTDPETMVRILEGLQVDVLGVNCSLGPVEMMEIVNRIIAVSKTPVIVQANAGLPVCIDGETQFSLNAGKYAMAVTSFMEAGVALVGGCCGTTPEYIQKLVEKQDRYQPIKEKRQSGNFLCSSTMSLDLDDGFVLIGERINPSGNKRLKEAFKQGDFQFATKVAFEQIHHGAQVLDINTSLPQIDEEEVMIQLVDSFSGLLDTPLQFDSVKASVLEAALRRYAGIAIVNSINGKQSSMDELFPLIKKYGAYAVCLCLDEKGIPHTAEERIAIAEKLIKNAKKHGIPEERLLIDALVLTASAQQEEVMETLKTIRILKERYAVKTTLGVSNVSYGLPYRPLINQVFFTLALGAGLDTAIINPGAEGIVDTIQAFQVLNNQDPGAVEYIAYNERKKKPDSQGKPAELKNQDNSLVARLLQGDEQEVEEIIREYLEQKAALAVVDKVLIPALDTIGLQYERQEIFLPQLIRAAETVKGAFELVKEKLAKDHGSLEPKGTVALATVKGDIHDIGKNLVKIMLESYGYRVVDLGKDVGGDAILTAIRNQQIQLVGLSALMTTTVVGMEEIIQAIREEFNDVKIMVGGAVLTEEYAKQIGADFYCRDARASVLVADQVLQ; from the coding sequence ATGATGAGCATAGCGTGGAAAGAACAACTGGGTCAAGAAATTTTCTTTTTTGACGGTGCAATGGGAACCATGATTCAGGCGGCTGATATTGCCGTGCCGGCTGTACCAGAAGAATTGAATATTGACCATCCTCAAGTGATTCAAGGAATTCATGAAGCATTTATTCGGGCAGGAGCAAATTTTATAACGACTAATACCTTTGGTGCCAATCGGTTGAAATTAGAGAAATCCCGGTATCCTTTACAGCGAATTATAAATGCAGCAGTGGATGTCGCGCATGCAGCTGTGAGTAAAGCCGGTGGAGACGTTCATGTTGTTTATAATATTGGACCCATCGGAGCAATGATGAAACCCATTGGTTCGCTAGATTTTGATACAGCCTACGAGATTTTCAAAGAGCAGGTTATTTGCCTTGATCCCATGCGGATTGATGCGGTATTGATCGAAACTATGACCGATATTTCTGAAATGCGGGCGGCAATTTTGGCTGTGAAAGAAAACTCAACGCTCCCGATCTTTGCTACCATGAGTTTCACTGAAGACGAGAGGACCTTGACTGGAACCGATCCGGAAACGATGGTGAGGATTCTTGAGGGTTTGCAAGTGGATGTTTTAGGTGTCAACTGTTCGTTAGGTCCAGTGGAGATGATGGAGATCGTGAATCGGATTATAGCGGTTTCAAAGACTCCAGTGATTGTTCAGGCTAACGCCGGTTTACCGGTTTGCATAGATGGAGAAACGCAGTTTTCCTTGAATGCTGGGAAGTATGCCATGGCCGTTACATCCTTTATGGAAGCGGGGGTTGCTCTTGTCGGTGGATGTTGCGGAACGACCCCAGAATATATTCAAAAACTTGTGGAGAAACAAGATCGTTATCAACCGATTAAAGAAAAGCGGCAAAGTGGTAATTTTCTCTGTTCATCAACGATGTCTCTTGATCTGGATGATGGGTTTGTTTTAATCGGTGAACGAATTAATCCATCAGGAAACAAGCGGTTGAAAGAAGCTTTTAAGCAAGGGGACTTTCAGTTTGCGACTAAGGTTGCCTTTGAGCAGATTCATCATGGGGCGCAAGTCTTGGATATTAATACTTCTTTGCCGCAAATCGATGAGGAAGAGGTGATGATTCAATTGGTAGATTCTTTTTCAGGACTACTGGATACGCCTTTGCAATTTGATTCAGTTAAGGCATCGGTGTTGGAGGCGGCGCTTCGCAGATATGCAGGAATTGCCATTGTGAACTCAATCAATGGCAAACAATCTTCCATGGATGAATTGTTTCCACTGATTAAAAAATATGGCGCCTATGCAGTATGTCTTTGTCTCGATGAAAAGGGGATTCCGCATACAGCTGAGGAACGCATTGCAATTGCGGAAAAACTGATTAAGAATGCGAAAAAACACGGTATTCCTGAAGAACGATTATTGATTGATGCTTTGGTGTTGACTGCATCAGCACAACAAGAAGAAGTCATGGAAACACTTAAGACCATTCGAATTTTAAAAGAAAGATATGCGGTGAAAACCACTTTGGGTGTCAGTAATGTTTCCTATGGATTACCATATCGCCCGCTGATCAATCAGGTTTTCTTTACCCTCGCATTGGGAGCTGGTTTGGATACAGCCATCATTAATCCAGGTGCGGAAGGGATTGTGGATACGATTCAAGCCTTCCAGGTATTGAATAATCAGGATCCTGGTGCAGTTGAGTATATTGCTTACAATGAACGGAAAAAGAAGCCGGATTCTCAGGGGAAACCAGCTGAATTAAAGAATCAGGATAACAGTTTAGTGGCTCGATTGCTTCAAGGTGATGAGCAAGAGGTCGAAGAAATAATTCGTGAATATCTTGAGCAGAAAGCGGCTCTTGCTGTAGTGGACAAAGTGTTGATTCCAGCACTCGACACCATTGGCTTGCAATATGAAAGACAAGAGATTTTCTTACCGCAATTAATCCGAGCGGCGGAAACTGTAAAAGGTGCCTTTGAGCTGGTTAAGGAAAAATTGGCGAAAGACCATGGATCTCTTGAACCTAAGGGAACGGTTGCTCTGGCAACCGTGAAAGGCGACATCCATGATATTGGCAAGAATTTAGTCAAAATTATGTTAGAAAGCTATGGATACCGTGTCGTTGACTTGGGGAAAGATGTGGGTGGCGATGCGATTCTTACTGCTATTCGAAATCAGCAGATTCAATTGGTGGGACTCAGCGCCTTGATGACGACAACGGTAGTTGGCATGGAGGAAATTATTCAAGCAATTCGAGAGGAATTTAATGATGTGAAGATTATGGTTGGTGGTGCTGTCTTAACGGAGGAATATGCCAAGCAGATTGGAGCGGATTTTTATTGCAGAGATGCGCGGGCTTCTGTCCTTGTTGCAGATCAGGTGTTGCAGTAA
- a CDS encoding vitamin B12 dependent-methionine synthase activation domain-containing protein has translation MRIEEVIRYLGYQNNQVDQQTRKRVQEVMQIVEDTIDPRWDFQSFERHEWSKNRVTLRGLPFCLQGESIAKHLQDASRVFLMAATLGVEAERMLMRMQAISMTDAMILDSCLSTYVEGAADQCQEEIKKLISESEQLTFRFSPGYGDFPLAVHQDMIRSLRWDRTLGITVTSSMMMVPSKSVIAIIGVEEKCDKNKEKKDKMPCGNKSCEVCKLKETCNWKK, from the coding sequence ATGCGGATTGAAGAAGTGATACGGTATCTTGGATATCAAAACAATCAAGTGGATCAGCAAACCAGAAAGCGGGTTCAAGAGGTGATGCAAATCGTTGAGGATACAATTGATCCTCGGTGGGATTTTCAATCCTTCGAACGTCATGAATGGTCAAAGAATAGAGTTACTTTGAGAGGATTGCCTTTTTGTCTGCAAGGGGAATCAATTGCAAAGCATTTGCAAGATGCTTCGCGTGTATTTTTAATGGCAGCAACCCTTGGGGTAGAAGCTGAGCGGATGCTCATGCGCATGCAGGCGATTTCCATGACGGACGCCATGATTCTTGACAGCTGTTTGTCCACCTATGTAGAAGGAGCTGCTGATCAATGCCAAGAGGAAATAAAAAAACTGATTTCAGAGTCTGAGCAATTGACCTTTCGGTTTAGTCCGGGATATGGAGATTTTCCTTTAGCTGTTCATCAAGATATGATTCGGAGTTTAAGGTGGGATCGGACTTTGGGGATCACCGTAACCTCTTCAATGATGATGGTACCAAGCAAATCGGTAATCGCAATCATTGGTGTGGAAGAGAAGTGCGATAAAAATAAGGAAAAGAAAGATAAGATGCCATGTGGCAATAAAAGCTGTGAAGTGTGCAAGCTGAAAGAGACATGCAATTGGAAAAAATAA